From the Pseudomonas baltica genome, one window contains:
- a CDS encoding MFS transporter, which yields MNGEQSVPLKLERTTLESAAATPRDQVMRASWYALFIMTLIHSTHYLDRIVVSIVIEPIRHEFGLSDSQLGLLTGLVYGLTFAVAGLPLGYLVDRVNRRNLLAIVVLCWSCFTAFAPFAQSFSQLLLARMAVGAAEAGGSPTSMSMISDLFPPRKRSTAMGVLFLSTSVGAAGSAIIGSYVAVHYGWRAAFLIAGLPGAIFASILLLTVKEPRRGAMDPARVEPKAMPSLKETARFLVGQKSLRHLFIAMPLAIMAISANSAWLVAFLMRVHHLDLAHASIVAGVTFGGFSAAGSILGGLLSDRVGKVIAGRRIGLAAATSLLAVPVAVAATLVENTPLAIASWFILAMLAFSTIPPTFGSMVSLAKPRMRGITLAGMQVVTNLIGYGLAPFVVGMLSDVVGGENSLRMALLIVMCGSLLWAALHFYCASRHFEKDMARAAQL from the coding sequence ATGAACGGCGAACAGAGCGTACCCCTGAAGCTTGAACGCACGACCCTTGAAAGCGCGGCCGCAACACCTCGGGACCAGGTGATGCGCGCCAGTTGGTACGCGCTGTTCATCATGACCTTGATTCATTCGACCCATTACCTGGACCGTATCGTGGTGTCGATCGTGATCGAGCCCATTCGTCATGAATTCGGCCTCAGCGACAGCCAGCTGGGCCTGCTCACCGGGCTGGTCTATGGCCTGACCTTCGCGGTGGCCGGCTTGCCCCTCGGCTATCTAGTGGACCGCGTCAACCGCCGCAACCTGCTGGCCATCGTGGTGCTGTGCTGGAGCTGCTTCACCGCCTTCGCGCCCTTCGCGCAGTCGTTCAGCCAATTGCTGCTGGCGCGCATGGCGGTGGGTGCGGCCGAGGCCGGCGGTTCACCGACCAGCATGTCGATGATTTCCGACCTCTTCCCGCCACGCAAACGCTCCACTGCCATGGGTGTGCTGTTTCTCAGCACCTCGGTGGGCGCGGCCGGCAGCGCCATCATCGGCAGCTACGTGGCCGTGCACTACGGCTGGCGTGCGGCGTTCTTGATCGCCGGATTACCGGGGGCGATCTTCGCCTCGATCCTGCTGCTGACCGTCAAGGAGCCCCGGCGCGGCGCCATGGACCCAGCCCGAGTCGAGCCAAAGGCCATGCCCAGCCTGAAGGAAACGGCGCGGTTTCTGGTCGGGCAGAAATCCCTGCGCCACCTGTTCATCGCCATGCCGCTGGCGATCATGGCGATCTCCGCCAACAGCGCCTGGCTGGTGGCGTTCCTGATGCGCGTGCACCACCTGGACCTCGCCCACGCCAGCATCGTCGCCGGCGTTACCTTTGGCGGCTTCTCGGCGGCGGGCTCGATTCTCGGCGGGCTACTCAGCGACCGCGTGGGCAAAGTCATCGCCGGGCGGCGCATCGGCCTGGCGGCGGCGACCTCGTTGTTGGCGGTGCCGGTGGCCGTCGCTGCGACGCTGGTAGAAAACACCCCGCTGGCCATCGCCAGTTGGTTCATCCTCGCGATGCTGGCGTTTTCGACCATACCGCCGACCTTCGGCAGCATGGTCAGCCTGGCCAAACCGCGCATGCGCGGGATCACCCTGGCGGGCATGCAGGTGGTCACCAACCTGATCGGTTATGGCCTGGCGCCGTTCGTGGTGGGGATGCTCAGCGATGTGGTCGGTGGCGAGAATTCACTGCGCATGGCGCTGCTGATCGTCATGTGCGGCTCGTTGCTGTGGGCGGCGCTGCACTTCTACTGCGCCTCGCGCCATTTCGAAAAAGACATGGCCCGCGCCGCTCAGCTCTGA
- a CDS encoding SDR family oxidoreductase codes for MNNYLQDKVVIVTGAGSGFGRLIARKAAQQGARVIGVDINEPGLQETFTGMGERGEQGAWCLANVADRAQMAGMAAFALQTFGRIDILVNNAGTMPLAFFADHAQAADAWDRAIDINIKGTLNGITAVYDAMIAQGQGHVINISSTYGNYPNAGSAVYGASKTAINSLSESLRVESQGKIKVTLVKPTGIPATGLKGSIINPQASIGMLGHHSEQAREVFKRFMAGDLEPEYTDVDSIKYWFMDPALLADNVLYVMNQPWGVCISDITVRASGEPYML; via the coding sequence GTGAACAACTATCTGCAAGACAAGGTCGTCATCGTCACCGGCGCGGGGTCCGGCTTCGGCCGGCTGATCGCACGCAAGGCGGCGCAGCAAGGGGCCAGGGTGATCGGCGTCGATATCAACGAGCCAGGGCTGCAGGAAACCTTCACCGGCATGGGCGAACGGGGCGAGCAGGGCGCCTGGTGCCTGGCCAACGTCGCGGACCGGGCGCAAATGGCCGGCATGGCCGCCTTCGCGCTGCAGACCTTCGGCCGTATCGACATTCTGGTCAACAACGCCGGCACCATGCCGTTGGCGTTCTTCGCCGACCACGCACAAGCTGCGGACGCCTGGGACCGCGCCATCGATATCAATATCAAGGGCACGCTCAATGGCATCACCGCGGTCTATGACGCGATGATCGCCCAGGGGCAGGGCCATGTGATCAACATCTCCTCGACCTACGGCAATTATCCCAATGCCGGCTCCGCGGTGTATGGCGCGTCCAAGACCGCCATCAACAGCTTGTCGGAGTCGTTGCGGGTGGAGTCGCAAGGCAAGATCAAGGTCACCCTCGTCAAGCCCACGGGCATTCCGGCCACGGGGCTTAAGGGCTCGATCATCAACCCGCAAGCCTCGATCGGTATGCTGGGCCACCACAGCGAGCAGGCGCGCGAGGTGTTCAAGCGCTTCATGGCGGGCGATCTGGAGCCTGAGTACACCGACGTCGACAGCATCAAGTACTGGTTCATGGACCCGGCCTTGCTGGCCGATAACGTGCTGTACGTGATGAATCAGCCGTGGGGCGTGTGCATCAGTGACATCACCGTGCGCGCCAGTGGCGAACCGTACATGCTGTGA